The genomic interval AACGCCGGATGGCCCGGGTCATCGGTGATGTCGTCAAAGGCGCCGATGAAATCCGCCAGCATCTCGACGTAGCGGGCGCTGTCCTCGAAACAGCCGGTATAGCCAAGCTCGCGCGTCCGGTGCCACGCCACCTCGCTGACCGAGACCATGACGTCCCAGGCGCAGTACCAGGCCCCGCGCTCCTCGGAGTTGAAGCGGTTGCCGCCAGCGCGCGTGTAGGTGAAGGCCGCGTTGACATGGGTCTCGCCATAGATGCGCAGGTCGTGGCTGCGGCGGCGCCAGGCAAGCTCGCGCGGGTCGATATGGGGGTTCCTGCCCCGCTCGGCCTGGAGGCGGCCGCTGGTCATACCCTCGATCTCGGCGAGGATCTCGACCTCGTCGTCGCTGTCCACGAGGCCGCGCAGCGCGGGCGGCTTGTGGTAGGTGGCGGGCAGGAGGCGAACAAGACCGCGATCCGAAATCTCGGTCTGTTTCACGCGCCACCCCGCAGCGCGTCGAGATAGGTGCGGATGGCGAGGATCTGTGGCAGGCCGCCCTCGACCGCGGCGTCGACCGGCCGGCTGCCGCCGAAGAGCGGGCCGGCGTTCGGCCGGGTGAACCAGCTCCGCGCGAGCGGGTCCGAGAAATAGAGTTCGAGCGACTTGTAGATGCCGATCACCGCGCTGAGCCGCAACAGCTGGTCCTTGGTCAGCTCGCCGGCGAAATCGGGTTTCCGGGCGCGTTTCCAGGTGCTTTCCGACATGTCCGCGAGGCCCGCCGCCTCCTTGACGCTGAGCGCCCAGGCATCGACGATGCGCGCGTAGGCCTTGAGGGCGACGGCGTTGATCTGCGCGGGTTCCCGGGTCTTGGCGATGACGTGCATCTCGATCTC from Salipiger sp. H15 carries:
- a CDS encoding RES family NAD+ phosphorylase; the protein is MKQTEISDRGLVRLLPATYHKPPALRGLVDSDDEVEILAEIEGMTSGRLQAERGRNPHIDPRELAWRRRSHDLRIYGETHVNAAFTYTRAGGNRFNSEERGAWYCAWDVMVSVSEVAWHRTRELGYTGCFEDSARYVEMLADFIGAFDDITDDPGHPALHPDPAIGYPEGQTLAQHLRREGARGLIYPSVRAPKPGGNCLVCFEPRAIQNVRPGASWDLIWEGTPDYSVIAAA
- a CDS encoding MbcA/ParS/Xre antitoxin family protein, which codes for MHVIAKTREPAQINAVALKAYARIVDAWALSVKEAAGLADMSESTWKRARKPDFAGELTKDQLLRLSAVIGIYKSLELYFSDPLARSWFTRPNAGPLFGGSRPVDAAVEGGLPQILAIRTYLDALRGGA